Proteins encoded together in one Vigna angularis cultivar LongXiaoDou No.4 chromosome 5, ASM1680809v1, whole genome shotgun sequence window:
- the LOC108322024 gene encoding ruBisCO large subunit-binding protein subunit alpha, with product MASANALSSASILRSPNRQSLTRRVNQNGRVNYRQPNSRFAVKASAKEIAFDQSSRAAIQAGIDKLADAVGLTLGPRGRNVVLDEFGSPKVVNDGVTIARAIELPDAMENAGAALIREVASKTNDSAGDGTTTASVLAREIIKLGLLSVTSGANPVSLKRGIDKTVQGLVEELEKKARPVKGGDDIKAVASISAGNDELIGQMIAEAIDKVGPDGVLSIESSSSFETTVEVEEGMEIDRGYISPQFVTNPEKLIVEFENARVLVTDQKISAIKDIIPLLEKTTQLRAPLLIIAEDVTGEALATLVVNKLRGILNVAAIKAPGFGERRKALLQDIAILTGAEFQASDLGLLVESTSVEQLGLARKVTISKDSTTIIADAATKDELQARIAQLKKELSETDSVYDTEKLAERIAKLSGGVAVIKVGAATETELEDRKLRIEDAKNATFAAIEEGIVPGGGTALVHLSTHVPAIKNRLEDADERLGADIVQKALVAPAALIAQNAGIEGEVVVEKIKNGEWEVGYNAMADRYENLVDAGVIDPAKVTRCALQNAASVAGMVLTTQAIVVEKAKPKAPVAGAPQGLTV from the exons ATGGCCTCTGCAAACGCTCTCTCTTCAGCTTCTATTCTACGTTCCCCTAACCGCCAG tCTCTCACCCGAAGAGTCAACCAGAACGGAAGAGTGAATTACCGGCAACCGAATAGCCGTTTCGCGGTGAAGGCCTCCGCGAAGGAGATTGCGTTCGACCAAAGTTCCCGGGCTGCGATTCAGGCCGGCATTGACAAGCTAGCCGACGCCGTTGGACTCACTCTTGGGCCGAGAG GGAGAAATGTTGTGTTGGATGAGTTTGGAAGTCCAAAAGTGGTTAACGATGGTGTTACCATTGCTCGCGCTATCGAGCTTCCCGATGCCATGGAGAATGCCGGTGCAGCTCTTATTAGAGAG GTTGCTAGTAAGACCAATGACTCTGCGGGTGATGGGACAACCACGGCTTCGGTTCTTGCTCGCGAAATTATTAAGCTGGGGCTTCTCAGTGTGACTTCTGGAGCAAATCCCGTGTCTCTTAAAAGAGGAATTGACAAAACTGTGCAGGGATTGGTGGAGGAGTTGGAGAAGAAAGCAAGGCCTGTCAAAGGTGGAGATGATATCAAAG CTGTTGCATCTATTTCTGCTGGGAATGATGAGTTGATTGGGCAAATGATTGCGGAAGCAATTGATAAGGTTGGACCTGATGGTGTTTTGTCCATTGAGTCTTCGTCTTCATTTGAAACGacggttgaagttgaagaaggaaTGGAG ATTGACAGAGGGTATATCTCACCTCAATTCGTTACAAACCCTGAGAAGTTGATTGTTGAATTTGAGAATGCTAGAGTGTTGGTTACGGATCAGAAGATTTCAGCAATAAAAGACATAATTCCATTGTTGGAGAAAACCACTCAATTGAGAGCTCCTTTGCTTATCATTGCTGAGGATGTCACCGGTGAGGCTTTGGCCACACTTGTTGTGAATAAGCTGCGTGGTATCCTTAACGTTGCTGCCATCAAAGCTCCTGGCTTTGGGGAGCGGCGAAAGGCCCTCCTTCAAGACATTGCTATATTGACTG GTGCTGAGTTCCAAGCGAGTGATCTGGGATTGCTTGTTGAAAGCACCTCAGTGGAGCAGCTTGGTTTGGCTCGGAAAGTGACCATCAGCAAGGATTCTACTACTATCATTGCTGATGCGGCAACAAAGGATGAGTTGCAAGCCAGAATTGCTCAGTTAAAGAAGGAGCTGTCAGAGACGGACTCAGTTTATGATACTGAAAAACTGGCTGAGAGGATAGCTAAATTGTCTGGTGGAGTTGCAGTCATCAAGGTTGGTGCTGCTACAGAAACTGAACTTGAGGATCGAAAGCTACGAATTGAGGATGCGAAGAATGCAACTTTTGCTGCCATTGAGGAAGGTATTGTCCCTGGTGGAGGTACTGCATTGGTTCATCTCTCCACTCATGTCCCAGCAATCAAGAACAGGCTTGAGGATGCAGACGAAAGGCTAGGAGCCGATATTGTGCAAAAG GCTCTGGTAGCACCTGCTGCATTGATTGCTCAGAATGCTGGAATAGAAGGTGAAGTTGTTGTGGAGAAGATAAAGAATGGTGAATGGGAGGTTGGTTATAATGCTATGGCAGACAGGTATGAGAATTTAGTAGATGCAGGAGTTATCGACCCTGCCAAGGTTACAAGGTGTGCGTTGCAGAATGCTGCTTCAGTTGCTGGAATGGTGTTGACCACGCAGGCCATTGTGGTGGAAAAAGCAAAGCCCAAGGCACCTGTAGCTGGTGCCCCACAAGGCCTTACCGTTTGA